Proteins encoded within one genomic window of Vulgatibacter sp.:
- a CDS encoding GAF domain-containing protein, giving the protein MLDAQPILDALARITTGPGSAPEKRRAFVRQLQRARPLYTGIYLYVLRGEALVLGEYVGRPTEHTSIPVGAGICGASARSGRTLVVDDVLSDERYIACSVETRSEIVVPVKRGGRYLAQIDIDSDRPAAFGPKDRWLLERAAALLAPLY; this is encoded by the coding sequence ATGCTCGACGCCCAGCCCATCCTCGACGCACTCGCCCGGATCACGACGGGTCCCGGCTCCGCTCCGGAGAAGCGCCGCGCCTTCGTGCGGCAACTCCAGCGGGCGAGGCCCCTCTACACCGGCATCTACCTCTACGTGCTGCGGGGGGAGGCCCTGGTCCTCGGCGAATACGTGGGCAGGCCCACCGAGCACACCAGCATCCCGGTGGGCGCCGGGATCTGCGGCGCCTCGGCGCGCAGCGGCAGGACGCTGGTGGTGGACGACGTCCTCTCGGACGAGCGCTACATCGCCTGCTCGGTGGAGACCCGGAGCGAGATCGTGGTGCCGGTGAAGCGCGGCGGCCGCTACCTCGCCCAGATCGACATCGACTCCGATCGGCCCGCGGCCTTCGGTCCGAAGGACCGCTGGCTCCTCGAGCGGGCGGCGGCGCTCCTCGCGCCGCTCTACTGA